CACGTGTCGTGGGCGGACGAGGCCGAGCGGGAGGCCGCCGCCGACATGCTGGGGGAGCGGGAGGCCGCGTGGGTGTGTGTGGACGCCCCGCGGATCGACGCTGCGAGCGCCATGCCGCCGATCGTGGAGGTGACCTGCCCCGATCTGGCGTATCTCCGCCTCCACGGGCGAAATGGCGACACCTGGCAGGGCAGTCGCACGGTGGCCGAGCGCTTCGATTGGCAGTACTCCGACGATGAGCTCGCGGAGTGGGTGGGCCCGGTCACCGACATGTCCGAGCGTGCTCACGAGGTGGCGGTCGTCTTCAACAACAACCACGGCGACTTCGCTCTGCGCAGCGCAGCGAGGTTTGGCGACCTGCTCGCGGAGCGCAGGAGGTAGCGCGGACGAGGGAGAGGGGGACGCGTCCGGCGCACCCCGGCAACGGGGAATGTCGTGCGCGGTGGGGTGTCCGTTTGGTATCTCAACGAGCCCGGGGGAACCGGAATCGACCCCACACACACGGCACGGTGAATGGGGTCGACCTGATGCGTCGGGCGCGAGTCATCCCCGTCACCCGCTCGGGGAACGCATCCGCACTGCCCATCGGCGTACTGCGGGTGTCGGTGCGCGTGCGGGGCCGTGCCGGGCATTCCGCATCGACCGACGGGAGGGTGACCCGAACCGGTTGGTGTGGACCCCATCCGCTCGTCGTGGCATCCTTACGCTATGTGACGCTGTCAGTGGCGTTCGATCCGGAGGACACCGTATGCTCACCCTCACCCCCGTCGCAGGGGACAGGCTCAGGCAACTCATCGAGGACGAGGCCGACCCCGGCTCGGGCCTCCGTGTCACCGTGGTGCCCGGTGGGTGCTCCGGGTTCGAATACGCCATGACGTTCGATCAGGCGCACGACGACGACGAGGTCGTGGAGCAGTACGGCGTCCGGGTCATCATCGACCGCCTCAGCGTGCCCTACCTCCTCGGGGCGGAGTTCGATTACGAGGAAGGCTTCCAGGGCGCCGGCTTCCGTATCAACAACCCCAACTCCACGGGGTCGTGCGGCTGCGGCAAGTCGTTCACGGCCTGACCGCGTGAGTACCCCGGTCATCGCGGGGGCGGTTCGTACGCCCATCGGCGTGTTCATGGGGGCCCTGTCGTCCGTGCCCGCCACGGACCTCGGTGCCGTCGTCATCCGCGAGGCCCTCGTTCGCGCGGGTGTGGCACTCGCCGACGTGGACGACGTGCTCATGGGGTGCATCTTCCAGGCGGGGTTGGGCCAGGGACCGGCACGGCAGTCGGCGATCGCCGCCGGACTACCGGCGTCCGTTCCGGCCGCCACCATCAACATGCTCTGCGGCTCGGGGCTGCGGGCAGTGGGGATGGCGGCCCAGGCCGTACGGTCGGGCGACGCCGAGGTGATCGTGGCCGGAGGAATGGAGAACATGAGCCGGGCACCGCGGGTGGTCACCGGGACGCGCGAGGGGACCCGTCTCGGTGACCTCGCGCTCAGGGATGCGCTCGTTGACGACGGCCTGTGGTGCGCCATCACCAACCAGCACATGGGATCGACTGCGGAGCGGGTGGCCGAGCGGTTCGGTATCTCGCGCGAGGATCAGGACGCCTTCGCGGCGGAGAGCCAGCGGCTCGCGCACCTCGCGGCCCAGCGTGAGCACTTCCGTGAGGAGATCGTCCCGGTGTCCGTGCCTCAGCGTCGTGGTGATCCGGTCCTAGTGTCCACCGATGAGCACCCCCGTCCCGACGCAACGCTCGAAAGCCTCGCTGCGCTTCGGCCGGCCTTCGAGCCCGAAGGCACCGTGACGGCGGGCAATGCGTCCGGTATCAACGACGGCGCCGCAGCGATGGTGGTTCTCTCGGAGGAGCGGGCCGCCGCACTTGGCGTGAAGCCCATGGCCCGCATCCTGGGCTACGCCTGGCACGGGGTGGAGCCCGAGATCATGGGCATCGGCCCCGTGCAGGCGGTGCGCATCGCTCTGGAGCGCGCCGGGGTGGACGATGTGCGTTCGGTCGAACTGTTCGAGGTGAATGAGGCCTTCGCCGCGCAGGCACTGGCGGTACAGAGGGAACTCGGCATCGGTCGTGAGGTGCTCAACGTCAACGGCGGCGCCATCGCCCTCGGTCACCCAGTGGGAGCGTCAGGAGCCCGGATTTTGGTGACGCTGCTCCATGAGATGCGCCACCGCGAGGCGCGGCTTGGCGTGGCCGCCCTGTGCGTCGGCGGTGGTATGGGTGTGGCCATGGTGGTGGAGTCGGCAGGCTGACCTCGGGGGGCGGGTCACATCCCTCCCCCAGATCTCATAACGGTGGGACCGACGCAGGGGTAACTCCATCTCAGTAATCTCGCTCGC
This Thermoleophilia bacterium DNA region includes the following protein-coding sequences:
- a CDS encoding iron-sulfur cluster assembly accessory protein; this encodes MLTLTPVAGDRLRQLIEDEADPGSGLRVTVVPGGCSGFEYAMTFDQAHDDDEVVEQYGVRVIIDRLSVPYLLGAEFDYEEGFQGAGFRINNPNSTGSCGCGKSFTA
- a CDS encoding acetyl-CoA C-acetyltransferase; protein product: MSTPVIAGAVRTPIGVFMGALSSVPATDLGAVVIREALVRAGVALADVDDVLMGCIFQAGLGQGPARQSAIAAGLPASVPAATINMLCGSGLRAVGMAAQAVRSGDAEVIVAGGMENMSRAPRVVTGTREGTRLGDLALRDALVDDGLWCAITNQHMGSTAERVAERFGISREDQDAFAAESQRLAHLAAQREHFREEIVPVSVPQRRGDPVLVSTDEHPRPDATLESLAALRPAFEPEGTVTAGNASGINDGAAAMVVLSEERAAALGVKPMARILGYAWHGVEPEIMGIGPVQAVRIALERAGVDDVRSVELFEVNEAFAAQALAVQRELGIGREVLNVNGGAIALGHPVGASGARILVTLLHEMRHREARLGVAALCVGGGMGVAMVVESAG